The following are encoded together in the Sparus aurata chromosome 1, fSpaAur1.1, whole genome shotgun sequence genome:
- the primpol gene encoding DNA-directed primase/polymerase protein isoform X1, with protein sequence MSKWGDRLKKVEQLAQSFQLKPLATRYKPRLWPCQPSSVWKLFPRQNMAISFAKSCKETVHVFALEKENTPLGQRIYLVTSYSELWHYYKTYPQSLMHCYEVIPEGTVCKLYFDLEFHKPSNKKADGKAMVSSLIQYVCDKLMEVYGIKCSSNNILNLDSSTEEKFSRHLIFNIQNAAFKDNIHVGRFIHAILQPVLSTPKSGSSLNDEMNSVAENNETRRTHADSEEKPSKAGETSESPQAKRRKLGDRDLRFLQVKNKDGQDCLFVDLGVYTKNRNFRLYKSSKAGKNAAFTVADDNKFVTKHEKGISPEESVFLASLICNLSFTGQKILTWDVPGTKEAKTLRPHCEQESAKDPDLLSGCESSPHREVDNFVLTVVKKDGIHGSIRRWNYFAAEQLLVYDIAKYRWCENVGRFHKSNNIMIVVDLKEEVWYQKCHDPECKNFRSSSHSLPQEICVSYIMTLDDEDQAYLMDDAGNIEPSQTPNQAQQSSVCAKGSADVWGDGQEDQDYLESLEDFEQNSGDISDELLLKCMADFDSR encoded by the exons ATGAGTAAGTGGGGAGACCGACTGAAGAAGGTTGAGCAGCTCGCTCAGTCCTTCCAGCTGAAACCTCTGGCAACACGCTACAAACCTCGACTGTGGCCATGCCAGCCATCCTCCGTGTGGAAGCTCTTCCCTCGTCAAAATATGGCGATCAGCTTCGCTAAGAGCTGCAAAGAG ACCGTCCATGTTTTTGcacttgaaaaagaaaacacaccgCTGGGTCAAAGGATCTACCTGGTTACCAGTTACAGTGAGCTGTGGCATTACTACAA GACTTACCCACAGTCGTTGATGCACTGCTATGAGGTGATACCAGAGGGCACTGTTTGCAAGCTCTACTTTGATTTGGAGTTTCACAAGCCCTCAAACAAAAAGGCTGATGGGAAAGCTATGGTGTCTTCACTTATCCAG TATGTTTGTGACAAGCTGATGGAAGTTTATGGGATTAAATGCTCCTCAAACAACATCCTCAATCTTGACTCCAGTACAGAAGAGAAATTCAGTCGACATCTCATCTTCAATATCCAGAATGCAGCTTTCAAAGACAACATACATGTGG gtAGGTTTATCCATGCAATCCTCCAACCAGTCCTGAGCACACCCAAAAGTGGAAGTAGCCTGAATGATGAGATGAATTCGGTTGCAGAAAACAACGAAACACG cagaacacatgCTGATTCTGAGGAGAAGCCATCAAAGGCAGGTGAGACGTCTGAGAGTCCACAGGCCAAGAGACGCAAGCTGGGAGACAGAGACCTCAGGTTCCTCCAGGTGAAAAACAAGGACGGCCAGGACTGCCTTTTTGTTGATCTTG GTGTTTACACCAAGAACAGAAATTTCCGCCTTTACAAGTCATCAAAAGCTGGAAAGAACGCTGCATTCACGGTGGCAGACGACAACAAGTTTGTTACCAAACACGAGAAGGGAATTTCTCCCGAGGAAAGTGTTTTCTTGGCTTCCTTGATCTGTAATTTGAG TTTCACAGGTCAGAAGATTCTTACGTGGGACGTCCCAGGAACAAAGGAAGCTAAAACCTTGAGGCCTCATTGCGAGCAGGAATCAGCCAAAGATCCAG ACTTACTCTCTGGCTGCGAGTCGTCCCCTCATCGCGAAGTGGACAACTTTGTATTAACTGTGGTTAAAAAGGATGGAATACATGGAA GCATCAGACGATGGAACTACTTTGCTGCTGAACAACTGCTTGTGTACGACATCGCAAAATATCGCTGGTGTGAAAACGTGGGAAGGTTtcacaaaagcaacaacatcaT GATTGTTGTGGATCTCAAAGAGGAAGTGTGGTATCAGAAGTGTCACGACCCTGAATGCAAGAACTTCAGATCCTCAA GTCACTCACTGCCTCAAGAGATCTGCGTCAGCTACATCATGACACTG GATGATGAAGACCAGGCCTACTTAATGGACGATGCTGGCAACATTGAACCCAGCCAGACACCAAACCAGGCCCAGCAGAGTAGCGTGTGTGCAAAGGGGTCTGCTGATGTCTGGGGAGACGGCCAGGAAGACCAGGACTATTTAGAGAGCCTGGAGGACTTTGAACAAAACAGCGGAGATATCTCTGATGAGCTTCTGCTCAAATGTATGGCAGATTTTGATTCCCGGTAG
- the primpol gene encoding DNA-directed primase/polymerase protein isoform X3 encodes MHCYEVIPEGTVCKLYFDLEFHKPSNKKADGKAMVSSLIQYVCDKLMEVYGIKCSSNNILNLDSSTEEKFSRHLIFNIQNAAFKDNIHVGRFIHAILQPVLSTPKSGSSLNDEMNSVAENNETRRTHADSEEKPSKAGETSESPQAKRRKLGDRDLRFLQVKNKDGQDCLFVDLGVYTKNRNFRLYKSSKAGKNAAFTVADDNKFVTKHEKGISPEESVFLASLICNLSFTGQKILTWDVPGTKEAKTLRPHCEQESAKDPDLLSGCESSPHREVDNFVLTVVKKDGIHGSIRRWNYFAAEQLLVYDIAKYRWCENVGRFHKSNNIMIVVDLKEEVWYQKCHDPECKNFRSSSHSLPQEICVSYIMTLDDEDQAYLMDDAGNIEPSQTPNQAQQSSVCAKGSADVWGDGQEDQDYLESLEDFEQNSGDISDELLLKCMADFDSR; translated from the exons ATGCACTGCTATGAGGTGATACCAGAGGGCACTGTTTGCAAGCTCTACTTTGATTTGGAGTTTCACAAGCCCTCAAACAAAAAGGCTGATGGGAAAGCTATGGTGTCTTCACTTATCCAG TATGTTTGTGACAAGCTGATGGAAGTTTATGGGATTAAATGCTCCTCAAACAACATCCTCAATCTTGACTCCAGTACAGAAGAGAAATTCAGTCGACATCTCATCTTCAATATCCAGAATGCAGCTTTCAAAGACAACATACATGTGG gtAGGTTTATCCATGCAATCCTCCAACCAGTCCTGAGCACACCCAAAAGTGGAAGTAGCCTGAATGATGAGATGAATTCGGTTGCAGAAAACAACGAAACACG cagaacacatgCTGATTCTGAGGAGAAGCCATCAAAGGCAGGTGAGACGTCTGAGAGTCCACAGGCCAAGAGACGCAAGCTGGGAGACAGAGACCTCAGGTTCCTCCAGGTGAAAAACAAGGACGGCCAGGACTGCCTTTTTGTTGATCTTG GTGTTTACACCAAGAACAGAAATTTCCGCCTTTACAAGTCATCAAAAGCTGGAAAGAACGCTGCATTCACGGTGGCAGACGACAACAAGTTTGTTACCAAACACGAGAAGGGAATTTCTCCCGAGGAAAGTGTTTTCTTGGCTTCCTTGATCTGTAATTTGAG TTTCACAGGTCAGAAGATTCTTACGTGGGACGTCCCAGGAACAAAGGAAGCTAAAACCTTGAGGCCTCATTGCGAGCAGGAATCAGCCAAAGATCCAG ACTTACTCTCTGGCTGCGAGTCGTCCCCTCATCGCGAAGTGGACAACTTTGTATTAACTGTGGTTAAAAAGGATGGAATACATGGAA GCATCAGACGATGGAACTACTTTGCTGCTGAACAACTGCTTGTGTACGACATCGCAAAATATCGCTGGTGTGAAAACGTGGGAAGGTTtcacaaaagcaacaacatcaT GATTGTTGTGGATCTCAAAGAGGAAGTGTGGTATCAGAAGTGTCACGACCCTGAATGCAAGAACTTCAGATCCTCAA GTCACTCACTGCCTCAAGAGATCTGCGTCAGCTACATCATGACACTG GATGATGAAGACCAGGCCTACTTAATGGACGATGCTGGCAACATTGAACCCAGCCAGACACCAAACCAGGCCCAGCAGAGTAGCGTGTGTGCAAAGGGGTCTGCTGATGTCTGGGGAGACGGCCAGGAAGACCAGGACTATTTAGAGAGCCTGGAGGACTTTGAACAAAACAGCGGAGATATCTCTGATGAGCTTCTGCTCAAATGTATGGCAGATTTTGATTCCCGGTAG
- the primpol gene encoding DNA-directed primase/polymerase protein isoform X2, which translates to MSKWGDRLKKVEQLAQSFQLKPLATRYKPRLWPCQPSSVWKLFPRQNMAISFAKSCKETVHVFALEKENTPLGQRIYLVTSYSELWHYYKTYPQSLMHCYEVIPEGTVCKLYFDLEFHKPSNKKADGKAMVSSLIQYVCDKLMEVYGIKCSSNNILNLDSSTEEKFSRHLIFNIQNAAFKDNIHVGRFIHAILQPVLSTPKSGSSLNDEMNSVAENNETRTHADSEEKPSKAGETSESPQAKRRKLGDRDLRFLQVKNKDGQDCLFVDLGVYTKNRNFRLYKSSKAGKNAAFTVADDNKFVTKHEKGISPEESVFLASLICNLSFTGQKILTWDVPGTKEAKTLRPHCEQESAKDPDLLSGCESSPHREVDNFVLTVVKKDGIHGSIRRWNYFAAEQLLVYDIAKYRWCENVGRFHKSNNIMIVVDLKEEVWYQKCHDPECKNFRSSSHSLPQEICVSYIMTLDDEDQAYLMDDAGNIEPSQTPNQAQQSSVCAKGSADVWGDGQEDQDYLESLEDFEQNSGDISDELLLKCMADFDSR; encoded by the exons ATGAGTAAGTGGGGAGACCGACTGAAGAAGGTTGAGCAGCTCGCTCAGTCCTTCCAGCTGAAACCTCTGGCAACACGCTACAAACCTCGACTGTGGCCATGCCAGCCATCCTCCGTGTGGAAGCTCTTCCCTCGTCAAAATATGGCGATCAGCTTCGCTAAGAGCTGCAAAGAG ACCGTCCATGTTTTTGcacttgaaaaagaaaacacaccgCTGGGTCAAAGGATCTACCTGGTTACCAGTTACAGTGAGCTGTGGCATTACTACAA GACTTACCCACAGTCGTTGATGCACTGCTATGAGGTGATACCAGAGGGCACTGTTTGCAAGCTCTACTTTGATTTGGAGTTTCACAAGCCCTCAAACAAAAAGGCTGATGGGAAAGCTATGGTGTCTTCACTTATCCAG TATGTTTGTGACAAGCTGATGGAAGTTTATGGGATTAAATGCTCCTCAAACAACATCCTCAATCTTGACTCCAGTACAGAAGAGAAATTCAGTCGACATCTCATCTTCAATATCCAGAATGCAGCTTTCAAAGACAACATACATGTGG gtAGGTTTATCCATGCAATCCTCCAACCAGTCCTGAGCACACCCAAAAGTGGAAGTAGCCTGAATGATGAGATGAATTCGGTTGCAGAAAACAACGAAACACG aacacatgCTGATTCTGAGGAGAAGCCATCAAAGGCAGGTGAGACGTCTGAGAGTCCACAGGCCAAGAGACGCAAGCTGGGAGACAGAGACCTCAGGTTCCTCCAGGTGAAAAACAAGGACGGCCAGGACTGCCTTTTTGTTGATCTTG GTGTTTACACCAAGAACAGAAATTTCCGCCTTTACAAGTCATCAAAAGCTGGAAAGAACGCTGCATTCACGGTGGCAGACGACAACAAGTTTGTTACCAAACACGAGAAGGGAATTTCTCCCGAGGAAAGTGTTTTCTTGGCTTCCTTGATCTGTAATTTGAG TTTCACAGGTCAGAAGATTCTTACGTGGGACGTCCCAGGAACAAAGGAAGCTAAAACCTTGAGGCCTCATTGCGAGCAGGAATCAGCCAAAGATCCAG ACTTACTCTCTGGCTGCGAGTCGTCCCCTCATCGCGAAGTGGACAACTTTGTATTAACTGTGGTTAAAAAGGATGGAATACATGGAA GCATCAGACGATGGAACTACTTTGCTGCTGAACAACTGCTTGTGTACGACATCGCAAAATATCGCTGGTGTGAAAACGTGGGAAGGTTtcacaaaagcaacaacatcaT GATTGTTGTGGATCTCAAAGAGGAAGTGTGGTATCAGAAGTGTCACGACCCTGAATGCAAGAACTTCAGATCCTCAA GTCACTCACTGCCTCAAGAGATCTGCGTCAGCTACATCATGACACTG GATGATGAAGACCAGGCCTACTTAATGGACGATGCTGGCAACATTGAACCCAGCCAGACACCAAACCAGGCCCAGCAGAGTAGCGTGTGTGCAAAGGGGTCTGCTGATGTCTGGGGAGACGGCCAGGAAGACCAGGACTATTTAGAGAGCCTGGAGGACTTTGAACAAAACAGCGGAGATATCTCTGATGAGCTTCTGCTCAAATGTATGGCAGATTTTGATTCCCGGTAG